DNA sequence from the Pungitius pungitius chromosome 16, fPunPun2.1, whole genome shotgun sequence genome:
TTGCAAAGCCACACTAACACTTAGTACACTCCATTGGGAATTGTAGTTAAATTTATGGAAAGGTGAGTTCAGAGAGAAGCAGACCGAAGGGTCTATGTTCTGTTTTAGGAGGATGAATCCAGGATGTTCAGCGGATTGAGGAATGAAAATAGGATAGAAAAATAAAGATCTACAGACCCTGGTGTAAACATGAACCATTACATCCCTTGGACATGAAGACGGAAAGCAAGCAAATTTAAAAGTAGATTTGACTGATTCACTGTTATAATCAATAAAAATCTAAAGCAGCATTCAGTGTGACTCAGTGgctgaccctaaccctaaccattTCAAGAATTTCAAATAGATACCAGAAATATGCAGTTCAAGACAGAAATAAATTTATATCAAGTTTTTTCCATTTGCTATGTGTATAAAATACCCCCAAGAAATCTGTTTTCACCGTGGCTTTTACTTCTCAATATGCCTGTTCTGCCAAACCGACAGATCACATGGCATGAGGACATGAGGCGAGAGACGTCGAGTGGAACACTGAGGGTGTGTGACTGCAGTACAGTTCACACAGGGGTTAGTTAGTGGAATCTGCAGAGCTAAAGTGTAAGAGTACAAATACATCCCACCAatgtcctcccctcccccaggcCTTCAAAGCTTCTTCTCTGCAGCCTGTCATGGAGGAATGGATAACTGCTGATCAGAAAACGGGTTTATTCTGATATCCcatccaaaaacacacatggtGTCGGTGTCCTTCCTGCGTCGCTGTGCATTCAGAGAGGCGGCGCTAATGCTCTCGGATTCACACATTTCAATGCACacgtagaggggggggggatttcaaaaTCAGAAGTGGTATGAAGAGCATTTTCcgtgtctttttttaaggatGGTGGTTGTTGTACAAGGTTCTTGTTCAGGAGTCCTAATTTCCTCATGGTCCCTCAGTGACACCCGTTGACAGAGTGGGGCTTTGTAGATATTTAGGTGTCTGGGGAGAgcattttttgtattgttttcattattccAAAAATGAAGCTCACACAGGGACAGAAATGGGTCACAAATGGATTATCTATTttgcgtttgtttgtgtttttcgaCACCGCTTTTATTCTCTTCTAAATATAGATGCTGTGAGGAAGCGATTCATTTTTGTGCCTTTGATGAAATGGTGGCTGAGAAGTGCCgtcctaaaataaaaaatcatatgTGCCATAGGGAATTATATTGACTTAGGCAAAGAGGACTGTGAATATCTGGCCGTGTCTGTTCTAAATTAAAAGTTGGTCATTCAGGATCATTCATTCAATAAGAGcacatattaaaaataaatctactCCAGTGACCACTATAGGGCAAAAGATGCATCTTGTTTTATAGTGGTGTTGAAAATTTGCACCATTTTTACAGTAGCAGCCGTGTGCCACACTCAACgcattcattttgtctttttagcGAGATATCCCATTCCAATGGAAATCACATATATAGAGATAAAGATCAGCAATTGGCACCACTTCAGATCCTGGCCAGCTGTGGATATTTTCATCATGTAAGTGAAAATAAAGTACAGAACTTCCTCGGTTTGACTGGTTATGAAAGTATTGAGCAATATCACTTAGAAAATGTTGTCATGACCGTTGATAACAATGACAATACCGCTCATACTGTGTGGCACTATGTGCAgttgaaaataaaatcaaagaaGAGTTAAGTGGCCATACAGTGGAAATTAGGCGGTAAATAAAGCTGTATAAGCTATACATTtactggccaccagggggcagcactAACAAACCGAGACCTCGTTGACatatactttttaaattaaaatgacaaacttAACCAGCAGTGGACTATTACTCATTGAACAGATgtggagcaaaataaaaaatgcatataGTCGTGTTCAGGGCCTCTGAACAGCAGGCCCCTGAACCGCCATtcaaccactgcagctcatccagaatgcagcagctcgactggtcttcaaccttcccaAATACTCCCACACTGAtctgctctcttcactggttaccagtggctgcccacatccagttcaaaacattggtgctcacgtaccatgctgtgaatggatcgggaccagtctacatccaggacatggtaaAACCccacatcccaacccgcacactctgaTCTGcatcaagcggcttgttcctccctcactgagagaaaagcactcggcgagatggcgactctttgctgtcctgctcccagatggtggaacgagctctctgatgacatcaggaccacagagagcctctacatcttctttagactctaccttgaccaaaacactaacaaaccgtagcactaacaaatggtagcacttatacttataatggcactttttctataacatgttttgaaactgtttatttgacgaaaattgtactttgttgTTCTTGTGAGTATGCATGgtatgcacttattgtacgtcgctttggataaaagcgtcagctaaatgacatgtaatgtgatgtaatgtaatgaacagTAAATAGATGAACCATTGGTCACTTTGAAGCTCGGTAGCTTTCAGGGGTCCGTTTTCCGTTTTCTTGCTACACAGAGTTATTTAGTTGAGTGCTTTTTTGAACGTATTGATTACCCATTTGGGTAAATGCTTTCAGTCCTGCCACATTTTCACTCTCTGTTAGCTCAGTTGTCAATGGgttaagaatacatttttcatctggACTTAAATTAATCTAAACTCTGCTTCCTGCATTTTTATTCTATTGCCATTAACACTAGGTCTCTTCCGTTCTGACACGTTGGTACACTCCCACTGCGGCCCACATCTCATTTATCAGAACTAGTGCACCACCACATGAGCACCAGCACCACAGTGTTTGGTCACCCGACCACCATAACTCCGTTTACGATTCTCACAAACAACACGGTGTGTGTAATTAGCTTGTCTGTCACCACACCAGTGGGAATGAAAGGGCACCTCGTGACCCCTTGGGCCGGGCCTGTTCAAAGGTCACCAAAGGGTCAGCTGTGTGACCAGTGAACACACATCATCTGTGAGCGTGAGCCTCGCACAAGCAAGCTCACACAGGTCGTCGGAGGCTCATTCGAGTTTCCAGTGCGTCTTTGAGTTTAACGACCCACAGTGACACAGGGGATGATGTAAAAGAAGGCTAAACAGCCGCCTATGTGGGCCGGACACGAGGTCTGGCCGCCCTCTCCTCTTTGCTGCACTACTGTAAGGTTGAAGGGGTGAATGTGGCCCTGGGGACGGGAGCCAGTAGATGATGATGGGCTTTATTGAGAGTGACATTTAAGATAGGAACGACATCTAGTGTGGCACCGCGGTGCCCTGTGGCAAACCACCACATGGAGACAATGTCAGCACAATCTGACTTAAGCCCTAAAACGCAGCAGATCCACcatccccaccacccccccccccccccacacacacacacgcacacacacatatctcttACACATGTCAACCGAATGGCATGTCAAGTGACAGTAAACAAGATCTGCCACATTCCAGATGTGGATGTGCTGTTATTGCCTTGAGGGTGGATTAAGCAGCATGTGATTTGTATGAAATACATAAaaaactgttttatttatttttttagcatcAAAATCATCAAAGCTAAATCCCTTTAGGTACATTTGAAAACTGAAGCTAAATTCGGCCAAGCTAAATGTGCTCAGGACGAGCAGAGGTGTCCTACTGCACCAGCAGGTTTCATATCCTACCGGAGCAAAACAGGCAGCGCAACGCAAGGAGCGGCATCACCCGGAAAAGGCACCCGGCACGTCGGCGAGCCTCAAAATCCAATTATGGTATACAGACATGGCCCAGTGACCTTTGACTCAACATTCAAACGGTCAATTTCAGCAGAACTCACAGAGCCACGGGAGACGTGAGAAACActtcttttcccccctctcgctgaGAGCTTATCTTGAACcgcaatattatttttataagGGATCTGTTTTGTGCCCTACGTAAGTCATCAGAACTACAACTCCCAAGGAGAATGGAGATCAGATAGTGAGGTCTGGGCAACAAGGACGGGGAAACCATTTAAAGGTGACATTTCAGCCAACGCAGCAGATGCTGCCAATCTATCTTCCCTCGGCTCTATCTCCCGCCCCTGTTTcacatccctctctttctctctctctctccggctctATAGCTCCCTTTTTTGGCTTTCTTCTGCTTCCGTCCTCATTCCTCCCGCCGCCCATCACCCCCCGCCCCGTGACGTGCTGACGAGGCAGCAGGGGAGGAAGCGGTGTAATAAAAGGAAGAGCTCATGAAAGGTCAAGCGGGGTCAACGCGCTCACATACCTTTGCCGGATAAAGGGTAAGAGAGGTCATTTATTCCTAGGGGACAAACTGTTTCACTTTTTGACGGGCAGTGGGGGTGTGTTGAAAGTTCGAAAGGTCGCAATAAAGGACGGCGGGGTCATGGCCTATGGACTGAGATTCGGCACGTCCTGTGGTCACAGGTCGTCACAGGAATGCTGGGTAAACGGAAGGTTGAAAGGGGGGCCAAAGGTGTGGTCTCTGTCCCCCGTTTGGACGGACATCTCTACAACTAGAAGTCAGACTAtacctgcagcagcaggctgaggGTGTAACTCTGATTTGATATCTTAAACATAACGTGAGATGATGAATGACATTATGTTCAAATCAAGAAGCATTGTCACTGCGTTTTATAAAATGCAACTAATATGAAATCCCTTAACACTCATTCCTCCAAAACTCACAATTTAAAAGATTACTCTTTACAAATGGGAGGGATGATTTAAATAAACCCATGTGGAATATTTAAGATTAAGGAAGACACAGCAAAAgacatgttcacacacatgtcattagTAGGAAGTATTGTTATTACCAGTGTAGAGCTCAGATCTAACGGCAGCTGGAAGGAGCTCACTTTGAATCACTAGGTGCGACACTGCCACCTACAGGACACGTTTGAAACAGGCAGCATGCTGGACCCGACTGTACTGTGTGACACCACATATCAGGGGAATGACACAATGAATGAAGAGAGGTcaatgcagggtttttttcttcaatttttaaTCACTTAAGAATTGAGAAATCACCTAATTACCAAAATAGTTGTTGTAATTAGGACACCAGGCCCTAATTCAATGCAATGAGCAAGCTAAAAGCGATACACCTGTGCTAGAAGTGGGAAACTCGCGTGGAAGACGGGTATCGCTAAAGCTGGTTTAATCAGGATTCACAGTAAATGAAAGGATTAAAGACCCCAGAATGAATTAAGGTGGGAAAATGTCATACAATTTGTACTTAACATGGCAGGAAAAGGTAATAAACACAATGTAACATTTTGACCACAGAAAATGAGAATTTCCTGACTAAGACTGAAATAACATTATTACCATCAATTATacttttaatttatataattttatattttCCAGAGATGAAATCTGTTAAAAAATATTACTGTTTGAAGTCGGGAAACCTGACACTCACAAGAAATTGGTATTACTTggtttattatttctttatttattatccATCCAATTGAATATGTCCTCGTGTTTGACGTACATTACCAGGAAATATGTCTTTACAACATCAGTGGGgacatttttaacattattgGTTGAGTTATAATATTATTGGGTTTTTGATTGGGTGCAAAGTGcaaattttattattatttttaatgacatttttagcAATGACATAAGCATTTCAATATCCAATTTACTATTGGATTTTGAAATGCTTATGTTATATATAAGAGGATTTGGGGTAACAAGGTGAAAACTATAGCATTTAATGAACAATAAATCTCTTCCAGAAAACAATGAGAGGCAAATATCATTTCCACACATATTATGTCTGtaggatataaatatattgcaGGTATCTTAGCCTCTGCAGCTCTAACTCAAACTAAAACATCCATGCAATATGATTACATTTAGTTGGGCTGACTCATTTCTATCAAATTCATCTCAAATAAAAGAATACCATCAATCAAACGTAATTGATTTGTGTTTGTTAGCAGAGCTCCGATCACAACAACATGAAAGGTCATCTTTGTCTCTAGATGAGAGACAAAAAGACAGAAGGTGGACTGGGAAAAGACGGGGGGGTTCAAGGAGAGATTAACAATGAGCCCAACATCAATAACGATTGTGATAATGTTGTTTTCTGAAGCCTGTTCACGGACTGAAGAGTGAAGAGTCGAGCTGAGAAGAAGCGATGTGAGAGGGTTGCATTTAGAGATTTGATGGATTTGCGTTTCCTGAAGCACTGGGCCGCTACTTATGGAACAGACACATGTTTCTGCCGAATCACTAGTTCTGGGAGATGAATCATACCTGAAAGCTGTTTCCCAATTGTCCTCGGAATGATGGCATCCATGACCTCTACCTGCCAGTGAAAGATGTCGAATTAACAAGTATTCCTGGATTACACGTGCATTATGCAAACGTGTTCAGAGATGTAAAAACAGGTTACCAACCCTGTAGGGTGTTTGTATTATTTGCATGTAAAGTGGTCTTTTTGTGTTTAACCCTGCGTATTAATCTCCATCAGGTCGTGATCATGATCACTTGGGACACATGGCTGTCATTGTCTTGTTGTTCGCGGGCGGACAGCGACGGCTCACTGCATAAATTGGATTATGCGAGGGATTTGAGACCGGGATTAGGTCTTTGGCCCGTGAACAGAGTGGGGGCTGCGTGTGTGTTCGAGTGGGAGGGTGCTGGTGCGTGAAAGTGTGTTTTACGCACCCCAGAGGCCCCGGCGTGTGCGACTTGTCTCCACTCGGCTCTATTGTCTCTTTGGCCGCGGATCATGaaccttttctgcttcacactgGTAAGATACAAATGAGTTGAGGTTCGATgtaccggagggggggggttgggaatGATGGACGCGCAGGTGAGCGGAGGAGACTCAGCGTGTCCCGCTGCGGGGGGAGACTGCTGATGTGCTGGTTGTTGACAGGGGTCTCCCTGGGGAGTGGGACAAAGCCTCCCCGTCTGGAAGAGTCTTCCTGTGCTGCATTAGGATGGCGGCATACCTGTGCAGGTCATTAAGAGGCCGAGGAGATTATTTCTTTGTATCTGTTCATTGTTATTTGATGGTAATCGTGTCCACGTGACAACATCCCAACTGATCCacaacaagttgtaaatcggcttatttgatgaaatggcactttgtttcttgttcctctGGGTTTGTaaccttatggttgaaatgcatttattgtaaattGATTTGGATAAAATCATAAAAGAGAAGCCACTCTTAATATGAAAATGATAATGACAAGAAGATCAATGAATGCTAATTGAGCATGAAGTCTTTGTTAATCAGAAAACATGCTATTTAACAAGCCAATCACCTTTGTTTCCCGTGCAGGCATATCAGAAATATGCCACCCACTGCTGCAGGACTACCTTTGCAAAGGTGCACTATATTTTTCTCGCAGGCCAATCAAAGGCTCTGCTTCTTGGGGACAGTGTGGGACAGGCACTAAAACAAGGGCGCAGAGCaggatgtgaaaaataaaaactgtaacACGTAAACATGTTCTACTTTAAATTCACctgaaaacaagcaaaaataataagaaccttaagtgtgaaatgtgtgttgcTGTAGAAAATACACTTCTTTTCATGACTCAAAACAGTAATTTGACAAGAAGGATTTATCAGGAATTAAATGGTGATCATTTATTTGCAGGATTGTATATTTGATGATCACAAGAATTCaagctgaaataaatgtgatgatgatgatgaacaaatttggaaaaaaatagTCAAGTTACACATGATGAAGCAATTTTCACTTACATGGCCAGACTTTTTGACTAAACGGATGTGTTGATGGCAGACTGTATACCTCAGACCTaataaatgaaaagcaaaagtTTATTGAACTGACAATTGAACAGGCTGTTGGAGCAGAATAATAACATCAGTGTAGATGCTGGACCACTTGAAGACATGCCGGTCTCTCCTTGATGTAACGCTTTCAATTGATTTCCTATTGTGTAGTTGGACTGATGATTGATTCCAAACAACTTCTCCTTAAGGAGCCATGGCAAGAGGATACATTTAGCTGGAGCATTTGAACGCAGCCCATCTGTGTGGTGTTGTGTTTCAACCAGGCTGCAGTTACCATGCACAACGTATTGTCTCTGTCTCAGGATGGCTCCACAGAAAGCATGTACGAGCCGCCCTACGGGCCATCACTCAAGGAGCCACCCCCCAAGTACCCGTGCAGCCCTTCTCTTCAGAGGTGTAAGCTCGGATGGGGCGGCTCAGATCCAGCCATCAGTTCTGTAAGTTTATCGTCTATATGTTTAATTCAGATTTAACTGTGACAACGCACAAAATGTTTGCTTACTAAACATTCAAACTGCTGGGATTGGAGACTTGTGACACTCCTCAGATCACTGAGGGGCTGCAATACGGCTCAGTGATGGAGGATTTTGTGTCTTTGGGcgagacacttaaccccaaatGCCCCCAGAGGCTTCGCTGatgttgtgtaaatgtgtttctgcTCTGCAACCTCGTAcggtgccacctgcccatcaggatGAATATCCTCCAGCTCAGGTTAAATCGGCTGAGGTGGTGCAGAGACCCCCCCACGCCTGCTTGGACGATACTAGTGTCCACAGCAGCTGGCTAAATGCTAGTGCATccaattattcatttattatttagatttctctttccttttcgaTTTTgtgaagatgtgtgtgtctttgttcttCCAAGGGCCTAACTCAGGCTACAACAAAAATGAAGAGGAATAACAGAAGGTATGTGAGTTTTGTTcactttaaataatgaaaagattTATTTAGATGTCTctagttttgtttgtgttttactcattggaataaaatatatgtcatcatcattcatcatttagGTCATGTTTGCCAACATTACCCTCGAAAGATGACACAATAGGTTGGTACAGAGTGTTTGCAGTTCCTTATACTCACATTGCTCCTATTGATTACATTATGTTGAACCTTTCTGTATGCAGTTCAAATGAAACCACTTTCCAACTGCTTTTCCCTTCCGCCACATTGTCTGCTGCAGACAAAGACAGTGACTACACCTGCTGGATGTCAAGAAGAAAGAACTTTTCTCATCATCTGAGAGGTAAAGAGCTAATATACACAAACCATCTATTCAAATTGGAGATTAGAGTAAAGACACGGTTGCATATCAGATCATTTCTCAACCAAAGCACCAACCAATGTATGCAAGCATTCAGCTCAAAGATATAGTATAATACACTACAATCTCTCATGATACACGTAATATACAGTAATTGTgccaaaagtagaataaaactCACAAAGCTATCTGCCATCTTAGCAGCGACTCGGTGGCAGACATACAGCAGTATTGGGATGGGCCAGCAGACAGTCGGTGGTGCTGTTAACAGGCAATAAAGGTGTTTTCAGTCTCAAGATGTCCTTGAGCATGCAGCTAGAACTGGGCACCCAAAATACTCATCAGTTTGTTCCAGCTAGATGTAAGAAAAGCCgtggacagacacagaggtgcACTCTCACTCACATGCTCCTCCTGGCTGGAATAACGCGTTGTCTGATGAGTGTGGATTGATCCTACAGAGATGTGTAAAGCTCCACGTCAGAGCAGCCCGTTGACACGAGACgacggagcagaggagccgaACTCTGACAGGACACGGACAGATCTACCAGCTCAGGTAAAAGCACACGCCTTTTACGATGAAAACATTACAGTATCCATGTTAAAAGTGGTCGAAAACTATGTTCtccaaaaataaatcacaccATTGTTTGGAGTTTGTGCATACAGAGcataaaatgtacttttgtcACAGTTCATTCAGTTACTCAAGTACCATAAACAGTAGTTATTCTCAAGGGTGAGATACCTGACATACCTGGATGTTTGTGCACGTTAGTCTGTGGGAGTTCTTCAATGCTCATCCTCCATGCACGGTTTATGTAACAGAGGCAAACATGAACTAGATTGTTACAGTACAGCAAAGCCATGCTAGGTCCTTTTACAGTTGATGATACGGTTTCTTCTGTTATTTGAATGTGCGAAAAGGTGAATCTGAGCAATATTGAATAGTTAACTTGCTGAGAATGTGCATGTGGGATGGACAGAAGTTGGTCTCGTGAGTCTATAATAGCAAGGTCAATTGATAATCACTTTGACTAATGCTCTTATGGCTGCCATGTGTTCTTCTGGATTTTGTACTGTTTGGTGCTTTTCATGCCAATGGCTGATAGTTGAGAGGGGGACAGGACAGCAATTTCTTCCACACAGCAGAGAACAAAAAGATCAGTAAGATAAAGTGACCTTTCACTGAACCTGAGGTTTGGCTATGTCATCAGCTTACTAGTTACATTACAGTCatcaagaaaaaacacagaaaaaggacacatattaatcatattaaaTTGTTAAAGGTCCCACATTGTAGAAAGGTTCCATGTCTATTTTGATTATAAAGCCGGTCTGGGTACAATTTAGATTCTGTAACGCTCAATCCACAGAGAAATGCAGACCGTCTGTGATTTAGAAGCAGTGTCTTGACtcatgatttattttgtgtctACTCACCTGTTGTTACCACACATGTACTCAGACGGACAGGACGAGAAGCAGAACGTGTTTTATCAACATTAAGGCATTCAAATGTGTAGAGGAAAGAGTTGTAGTTATTTCTTTTAATACCATTACATACGGCTTATGCTGAAAGGGTGTACTCATATGGTTGCTTCATTGCAGGGCGTTGAAACTTCGGGATCAAAATACacaacagaaagacaaaataagTCACAGAACCTGGTGCCAACAAATAAGGCCCATCAGGACGGAGCCGGTCGTGGGAAAAGGGCCACGGAGAATAAGGGTGAGTCATCGTGGATGATGTTGCACAACCTGCTCAAGAGGCTGCGTGGAATCCATATCAGTAACTTCTGTTAATCTTCAGATCAATTGGCCGATGTGTTGAGTAACAACAATCCGGTGCTAACCTGCATCGGCCtggggaggagagcagagaacaAGCCCCCGCTGAAGACTCCATCACCACAGCGGCACCAGCGGCCGACCAGAGATGTCCATGACGCTACAGAAGAGGAAGGGCTTTGTTCGTATCTAGGAAGTGATCAGTGGAGCCCCTTTGAGTGTCCACAGCCCTGGACTCCCCTCTACCACACCTGCCGCCAACCTCCACACCAGACGCCGCTGGCCGGTGGGACCTTGTCGCTGCACCGGACCCCAGAGTGGGATCGCTTTGAGAGTTTGATCCAGGAACTGGACAGCAAACAGTGTGATCTGTCTCCTTCAGAAAGGGTCAGCTCCTTCACAGATGTGCCGCTACCTCACAACACAGTAAGATGTACCTCAGTGACGTTATCACCAGAAGATGAGACCAACGAAAGTAACACGTAGTGCAGTATAGTCCAGCTCCTCTCAGCAGTTTAATAAAGGTCAATGTGGGGAAAGAGCCAAGAGCCAGTTTAACAGATGCTTTGTGGGCAAAGCTGACCGACGGCTCAACTAAAGCTAATGGCAAACAATAGGGAATGACTGTTTCCATTCCATTCATGGAGGAAGATATAAGAGATGCACACAGAGGTGCAGTTTATAGAAATGATGCGGGTTGGAATACTAAAAAAAGTTGACCTCTCCCCTTAAAAAACAGAGATTTTTTGAAAAGCACTAAAAGGTACAAGATCAGCAGGACAAGATCACTGAAATACAAGCTGCAGCATTTATGtatatgaaaaacaacatgttcACCAACCACATGGCTGCCAGGGTTTGACCTAATTCACAACACACATTATAAACAGGGAATAATGTTTGTGTTGAGTGGTCACACGCAGGCTGATAATGGGCCCATCTGTCACCACTAAAACGCACACGCTAATCTCTCTTTCCCCCAAACAGTTAACTAGATTGGGGGGATCTGACGCCTCCGGCCTGCCTTCGCCTCCAATAAAACCATCGGATAAAGGAAGCGCTCTGGTAAGAGACCCGACATCCTCCATCTGCCGCTGTGTCCATCGAAGAATTTGCACTTTGACGCCCACCATCAACATCATTCACAACCAAATCCGATTTTTAGAGAAAGTGCATCCACGGTTTGCGGGGTAGCCATCTATTTACAGTGTGCTTTGTTTCCAAAAGCTAAAGCAGGGGGGGAAAAGCGACCCAACCAAACcgaggctgcagaggagggagacggggacCTCACCACAAAGTGACAGGAAGCAGGTGGAAGCCTCACCTGAGAAACCGCTGACAGCCATCACTGTATGTCCCGCACTCTGCACAGCTTTTACTAATGCGCCACGTTTTGGGTGCGGTGGCTCCTAATGAAACAACATCTGTTAGCAAGCAGACAGTTGTCAGCCACACACCTGCTCTGCCACAGCGCAAACTATCAATCAAACTACCATTATTTTACACCAGCAGTTAAGCAGAAAAGGCGCCGACAGATCCATGAATGTTCActtaaataacttaaataagtaaaagactacaGCTGTGATGTATGTGTTAACACAGCAAGGCATCTGGGCATCTGGTGGATCGAtgaagagacagacacacactctgggaTGACACCTGAGAAGCCATCATTTAGATACCATTAGTTATAATAACAATTTTAAAATCTGagacatttttcacatttcttttttcttcctttaaagACATGCCACCTTATGAAACATTGACACTACAAAACATTTGCAATTCATATGAGTATTCCAATCATTAGTTAGAATTAGGAATAATAAGTCACGATGAttttatcaataaataaaatattttattttaatacactATTTCACTGGGAATACATGCGTGACAAACACATCCTCAAGCTACATATGTCACCTGCATTTgtctaataaataaaacataaaaatgaaaagcTTAAGACgacaacatgtatttttttaattctttggtATGTTTGAACAATGTTTGCAAGGAAGGAATAAACATATGTGcattctaaaaacatgtaatatTACTTTTGGATCTAAGGATATCACATTTTGAGATGCTTTTACAGGAAGTGTGTTAGCACATTTAACATATGCCACGATAACATAAATGGAACAAAGCCACAATCAAGGTTATTAATTACGCCTCTGTTTACCCTGCTCTGACATGTCAACATGGCTGCTGCACATGTTATAAAATCTGTTGGCTCACTGGCAGTGACGGTGTTGCATTTATCACTTTGCACATGTTTAAGTTTTCCTCCACAAGGTTGAGACTAATTTTCGAAAAACGCCAGTGATAGCTATGTCGTTTAGTCAGGCCAACTATTTCCAGCACCGTTTCCCCTCTGAAAATTTGACTCGACAATTCCTGGACCCAATCAAATAAGGTCATATATTTTGCAGTTTAAGTGCAGCTCATCCACATTCCCCCACTTGAGAAACCACACATGACGCATGATGCTGATGCAACATGG
Encoded proteins:
- the samsn1b gene encoding SAM domain-containing protein SAMSN-1b; the encoded protein is MNLFCFTLDGSTESMYEPPYGPSLKEPPPKYPCSPSLQRCKLGWGGSDPAISSGLTQATTKMKRNNRRSCLPTLPSKDDTIDKDSDYTCWMSRRKNFSHHLREMCKAPRQSSPLTRDDGAEEPNSDRTRTDLPAQGVETSGSKYTTERQNKSQNLVPTNKAHQDGAGRGKRATENKDQLADVLSNNNPVLTCIGLGRRAENKPPLKTPSPQRHQRPTRDVHDATEEEGLCSYLGSDQWSPFECPQPWTPLYHTCRQPPHQTPLAGGTLSLHRTPEWDRFESLIQELDSKQCDLSPSERVSSFTDVPLPHNTLTRLGGSDASGLPSPPIKPSDKGSALLKQGGKSDPTKPRLQRRETGTSPQSDRKQVEASPEKPLTAITTQKDGAQKKEACRRPFRKGHGLSSNSLESLYSLNSGQSSSSGITSGSGCSSNRDSLRMEEDLLYTRPLCVRAKVHTDFMPSPYDTESLKLKVGDVIDIIAKPSMGIWTGMLNGKTGNFKFIYVDVLTEESPQTCSVKQKSTVKEFLKRLSLEEHFSSLQLNGFQTVDDLMRLKEHHLTELNVTDPEHRLRLLSAVRSLQKLRTDSQPENVSNQGAETSVENMNAHRKNCPRDSGCHMPSDSPDISTEDTELHLVSEYSPQAKTAAL